The following are from one region of the Dermacentor albipictus isolate Rhodes 1998 colony chromosome 5, USDA_Dalb.pri_finalv2, whole genome shotgun sequence genome:
- the LOC135913284 gene encoding uncharacterized protein produces MSKVVDGKALFRLRYGNGHERNATFTYKSSDGRNFNTLQTQLDGASRVAKYEMLFVDCAHCRIVKEQKGSKCLLSVRESSLRRGVPQHCHFLYDLLCRPSSKYQVSDSSCLQNGPKLG; encoded by the exons ATGAGCAAGGTGGTTGATGGGAAGGCCCTGTTCCGCTTGCGCTACGGGAATGGCCACGAAAG GAATGCTACATTCACATACAAGTCTTCTGACGGACGAAATTTTAACACCTTGCAGACTCAGTTGGATGGCG CTTCACGTGTGGCAAAGTACGAGATGCTGTTCGTGGACTGTGCCCACTGCAGGATCGTGAAGGAACAAAAAG GCTCCAAATGTCTGCTTTCGGTGCGAGAATCCTCCCTCCGGCGCGGCGTTCCCCAGCATTGCCACTTTCTCTACGACCTGCTCTGCCGGCCATCGTCAAAGTACCAGGTCTCGGACTCCAGCTGCCTCCAAAACGGTCCGAAGTTGGGCTAA